In the Sarcophilus harrisii chromosome 1, mSarHar1.11, whole genome shotgun sequence genome, one interval contains:
- the SRFBP1 gene encoding serum response factor-binding protein 1 isoform X2, whose amino-acid sequence MKDVKPDEVTKSALDDDINFEKICKKPDSTATERAIARLATHPLLKKKIDALKAAVQAFKDARQTVTEVESLKDSSEENYNEETEVKLNSSDSVNKFKHQENTVKKEENDKTLSKKPKTLEKKMNKMEDKQKTAIPSKVPLKPSQEPSMIAFQTQKTEEKNLAITNKINRAKISTIITNDESDEEEQSEGEGEYFDDSTEERFYKQSSLSEDSESDDDFFIGKVKRTRKKENSCYSSVKEQKPSKKVSPEKEKLERLESMEKIKPTSKAMRLESTFFSSLSENRRIRRNAREQLPKNRIPAFQQNEPQIKNHLDRSIFIRPENKKQQLQQPLHPSWEASRKRKEQMSKITVFQGKKITFDDD is encoded by the exons GATGTAAAGCCTGATGAAGTAACTAAATCTGCTCTTGATGATGATATCAACTTTGAAAAAATCTGCAAAAAG CCAGATTCTACGGCAACTGAAAGAGCAATTGCTAGACTAGCTACACATCcattactgaagaaaaaaatagatgcacTAAAAG CTGCTGTCCAAGCATTTAAAGATGCAAGACAGACTGTTACTGAAGTTGAATCATTGAAGGATTCTTCAGAAGAAAATTACAATGAAGAGACAGAGGTAAAGCTAAACTCTTCTGACAGTGTGAATAAATTCaaacaccaagaaaatacagtaaaaaaggaagaaaatgataagaCATTGTCAAAGAAGCCAAagacacttgaaaaaaaaatgaataagatggaagacaaacaaaaaacagcaatTCCTTCAAAGGTGCCATTAAAACCTTCTCAAGAGCCTTCTATGATTGCTTTTCAAActcaaaaaacagaagaaaaaaatcttgctaTCACCAACAAGATAAATAGAGCAAAAATTTCTACCATCATCACTAATGATGAGAGTGATGAGGAAGAACAGAGTGAAGGAGAGGGGGAATATTTTGATGATAGCACAGAAGAAAGGTTTTACAAACAGTCTTCACTGTCTGAAGATAGTGAGAGTGAtgatgatttcttcattggaaaagtTAAGAGgaccagaaagaaggaaaatagctGCTATTCTTCAGTTAAGGAACAAAAACCTTCCAAAAAAGTGtcacctgaaaaagaaaaacttgagagATTGGAGAGTATGGAGAAAATTAAGCCAACCTCAAAAGCCATGAGGCTAgaatcaacatttttttcttctttatctgaaaacagAAGAATAAGAAG aaatgcCAGAGAACAGCTTCCTAAAAATAGAATTCCAG CTTTTCAACAAAATGAACCTCAGATCAAGAATCACCTTGACAGGAGTATTTTTATCAGGCCTGAAAATAAGAAGCAGCAATTGCAGCAGCCCCTTCATCCTTCTTGGGAAGCAAGCCGGAAACGAAAAGAACAGATGTCTAAAATTACagtatttcaagggaaaaaaattacatttgatgATGACTAG